A single genomic interval of Pseudorca crassidens isolate mPseCra1 chromosome 19, mPseCra1.hap1, whole genome shotgun sequence harbors:
- the IGFBP4 gene encoding insulin-like growth factor-binding protein 4, whose product MLPLCLVAALLLAAGPGPSLGDEAIHCPPCSEEKLARCRPPVGCEELVREPGCGCCATCALGKGMPCGVYTPRCGSGLRCYPPRGVEKPLHTLVHGQGVCMELAEIEAIQESLQPSDKDEGDHPNNSFSPCSAHDRRCLQKHFAKIRDRSTSGGKMKVIGVPREEARPVPQGSCQSELHRALERLAASQSRTHEDLYIIPIPNCDRNGNFHPKQCHPALDGQRGKCWCVDRKTGVKLPGGLEPKGELDCHQLADSFRE is encoded by the exons ATGCTGCCCCTGTGCCTCGTGGCCGCGCTGCTGCTGGCCGCCGGGCCCGGGCCGAGCCTGGGCGACGAAGCCATCCACTGCCCGCCCTGCTCCGAGGAGAAGCTGGCGCGCTGCCGCCCCCCCGTGGGCTGCGAGGAGCTGGTGCGAGAGCCGGGCTGCGGCTGTTGCGCCACTTGCGCCCTGGGCAAGGGGATGCCCTGCGGGGTGTACACCCCCCGCTGCGGCTCCGGCCTGCGCTGCTACCCGCCCCGGGGCGTGGAGAAGCCCCTGCACACGCTGGTGCACGGGCAAGGCGTGTGTATGGAACTGGCAGAGATCGAGGCTATCCAGGAAAGCCTGCAGCCCTCTG ACAAGGACGAGGGTGATCACCCCAATAACAGCTTCAGCCCCTGCAGCGCCCATGACCGCAGGTGCCTGCAGAAGCACTTCGCCAAAATTCGAGACCGGAGCACCAGTGGGGGCAAGATGAAGGTCATCGGGGTCCCTCGGGAGGAAGCCCGGCCTGTG ccccagggctCCTGCCAGAGTGAGCTGCACCGGGCCCTGGAGCGGCTGGCCGCCTCGCAGAGCCGCACCCACGAGGACCTCTACATCATCCCCATTCCCAACTGCGACCGCAACGGCAACTTCCACCCCAAGCAG TGCCACCCGGCCCTGGATGGGCAGCGCGGCAAGTGCTGGTGTGTGGACCGGAAGACGGGAGTGAAGCTTCCGGGGGGCCTGGAGCCGAAGGGGGAGCTGGACTGCCATCAGTTGGCTGACAGCTTCCGCGAGTGA